In Lemur catta isolate mLemCat1 chromosome 1, mLemCat1.pri, whole genome shotgun sequence, one DNA window encodes the following:
- the LOC123650525 gene encoding keratin-associated protein 26-1: MSCPNYCSGNCSSGALRNSCHIPPTSSVAIYSTNVSCGDAVCLPSSCQDSTWLTDNCQETCGEPTSCQPANLETSCCSSSAYYVPRPCQGASFLPASSFISSSYLPGSCRPLTFASSSCRPLIPLLSSGQLIGGYVSSGYRPLTCLTNSWRPQSLATYGYPPLGCLAYGPQTLQVVSSSLRPLGPLSTGCQPLTPVFSTCRPSCFAQGGQ, encoded by the coding sequence ATGTCTTGCCCCAACTACTGCTCGGGAAACTGCAGCTCAGGAGCCCTCAGAAACTCCTGCCAtattcctcccacctcctccgtCGCCATCTACTCTACCAATGTGAGCTGTGGAGATGCCGTCTGCTTACCCAGTAGCTGTCAAGACAGTACCTGGCTCACAGACAACTGCCAAGAGACCTGCGGTGAACCAACCAGCTGCCAGCCAGCCAACCTTGAAACCTCTTGCTGTTCTTCCTCTGCTTACTACGTGCCCAGACCCTGTCAAGGAGCCAGTTTTCTTCCTGCTTCTTCCTTCATCTCCAGTTCCTACCTCCCAGGATCCTGTAGACCTCTGACCTTTGCATCCAGCAGCTGCCGTCCACTGATCCCTCTGCTCAGTAGCGGCCAGCTCATAGGAGGCTACGTGTCCAGTGGCTACCGCCCCCTAACCTGCCTGACCAACAGCTGGCGACCCCAGAGCCTTGCCACATATGGATACCCACCCTTGGGTTGCTTGGCCTACGGTCCTCAAACACTTCAGGTTGTGTCCAGCAGCCTCAGACCCCTGGGGCCTCTGTCCACTGGTTGCCAGCCTCTGACCCCTGTGTTCAGCACTTGTCGTCCATCTTGCTTTGCACAGGGAGGCCAGTAG